The following are encoded in a window of Impatiens glandulifera chromosome 5, dImpGla2.1, whole genome shotgun sequence genomic DNA:
- the LOC124938190 gene encoding mitochondrial thiamine diphosphate carrier 2-like, whose protein sequence is MGEMEEPGQMKRALINSTAGALSGAISRTVTSPLDVIKIRFQVQLEPTTTQVLLHKNIFGPSKYTGMVQASKDIFKEEGLRGFWRGNVPALLMVMPYTAIQFTVLHKLKTFAAGSSKTADHIHISPYISYISGALAGCAATVGSYPFDLLRTILASQGEPKVYPNMRSASIDIVKVRGFQGLYAGLSPTLVEIVPYAGLQFGTYDTFKRWAMAWNHKKSLDAHAAGDSISSFQLFLCGLAAGTCAKAVCHPLDVVKKRFQIEGLPRHPRYGARVERRAYVNMYDAICQILKKEGWHGLYKGIVPSIIKAAPAGAVTFVAYEIMSDWLESIFT, encoded by the exons ATGGGAGAGATGGAAGAGCCTGGGCAGATGAAGAGAGCTCTAATTAACTCTACTGCTGGGGCATTATCTGGAGCAATTTCAAGAACTGTAACATCACCACTTGATGTTATTAAGATCCGGTTCCAG GTTCAATTGGAACCAACTACTACACAAGTTTTGCTACATAAGAATATATTTGGGCCTTCAAAGTACACTGGAATGGTACAAGCATCTAAGGATATCTTCAAGGAGGAAGGGTTGCGG GGCTTTTGGCGTGGCAATGTCCCAGCACTACTCATGGTTATGCCCTATACTGCTATACAATTTACCGTATTACACAAACTGAAGACCTTTGCAGCTGGTTCTTCTAAGACTG CGGATCATATCCATATAAGTCCATACATTTCTTATATCAGTGGAGCATTAGCAGGTTGTGCAGCTACTGTTGGGTCTTATCCGTTTGACCTTTTACGCACAATTTTGGCTTCACAGGGTGAACCAAAG GTGTATCCAAATATGAGATCCGCATCCATTGACATCGTAAAAGTTCGTGGCTTTCAAGGACTTTATGCTGGGTTATCACCAACACTAGTTGAAATAGTTCCTTATGCTGGACTGCAATTTGGGACTTATGACACATTTAAAAGGTGGGCAATG GCTTGGAACCATAAGAAATCCTTAGATGCCCATGCAGCAGGTGATTCTATTTCAAGCTTCCAGCTTTTTCTTTGTGGTCTAGCAGCTGGTACATGTGCTAAAGCTGTTTGTCATCCTCTCGATGTGGTCAAAAAGCGATTTCAG ATTGAAGGGCTGCCAAGACATCCAAGATATGGAGCTCGAGTTGAGCGACGAGCATACGTGAACATGTACGATGCTATCTGCCAAATATTGAAGAAAGAAGGTTGGCATGGTCTTTACAAGGGCATTGTTCCTTCCATTATTAAGGCTGCGCCAGCTGGCGCAGTAACGTTTGTTGCTTACGAAATAATGTCTGATTGGTTGGAATCCATTTTTACTTAA
- the LOC124940286 gene encoding uncharacterized protein LOC124940286 isoform X1, giving the protein MDKTHLKGIDSNGHCEMESTTHVLSEEEHYLFGDPRISPRVGDNYQVEIPSLLSDFEYDSYVKNPIKEDFKSNLVPSDFLVGLPVSVMWIDDDKNMGKHIQEGVNVKETDRKMENCCLVPGEAGDSLNDVEEAGFILGLYVFGKNLVQVKRLVENKTMGTILSFYYGKFYRSNGYRRWSEGRKTRTRKFVQGHRIFSGFRQQELLSRLSAFVSEEDRNRLSQVSKSCSEGKSSLEEYITILKSTVGMKNLVEAVGIGKGKQDLTRTSLEPSKSNSYNNNRSEATAPFGKSCSSLTPAEIVNFLTGDIRLSKAKTNDLFWESVWPRLLARGWQSEQPKDYNYAATFKNTLVFLMPGIMKFSRRSLVKGNDYFDCITDVLNKVASDPTLIDLDDEIDENNRKNNDLPDKEHRCYLQPRLMSQNVETMKFMVVDTSMAHGKPFKVRELRTDEESSGISSEDTNSADTNSSKTGKKKHEETSLIQPKKRSNQPKEGNSDRKIGKVRKRKKLTSCNNRGMELDNNKIHLPANSLENGETSKVFIDLNVAQPPPLLDCGTNEVVITTIKENSIEQQCGEIKKDTTDVITTTTNITEEQNNTNSRRHGTRNRNPTMRSLEALANGFLTVNSKKKDSKAAAARPKKQNSNNIGNADKNVELEDAGSCSNGGVSRKFFALNESSPRD; this is encoded by the exons ATGGACAAG ACGCATTTGAAAGGAATTGATTCAAATGGTCATTGTGAAATGGAATCGACTACACATGTATTATCTGAGGAAGAACATTATCTGTTTGGGGATCCTAGGATATCTCCTCGAGTTGGTGACAATTATCAAGTTGAAATTCCGTCTCTACTTTCAGATTTTGAGTATGATTCTTATGTGAAGAACCCAATTAAGGAAGATTTCAAGTCCAATCTTGTTCCTTCTGATTTTTTAGTGGGTCTTCCTGTTTCGGTTATGTGGATTGATGATGATAAGAACATGGGTAAGCATATTCAAGAGGGTGTTAATGTGAAAGAAACAGACAGGAAAATGGAAAATTGTTGTCTTGTTCCTGGGGAAGCTGGTGATTCTTTGAATGATGTTGAAGAAGCGGGTTTTATTCTAGGGTTATATGTATTTGGGAAGAATCTGGTTCAGGTTAAGAGATTAGTTGAGAATAAAACAATGGGTACCATTCTTTCCTTTTATTATGGGAAATTCTACAGGTCTAATGGCTATCGAAGATGGTCAGAAGGTCGCAAAACAAGGACTAGAAAGTTTGTACAAGGCCATCGGATTTTCTCCGGTTTTAGGCAACAAGAATTGTTATCACGTTTATCTGCGTTTGTTTCAGAAGAAGACCGGAATAGACTGTCACAG GTCTCGAAATCATGCTCGGAAGGGAAATCTTCGTTGGAGGAATATATCACGATCTTGAAATCTACTGTTGGAATGAAAAACCTCGTGGAAGCAGTTGGGATCGGTAAAGGTAAGCAAGACTTGACTAGAACTTCACTCGAACCATCAAAGTCCAATAGCTATAATAACAATCGCTCGGAGGCTACTGCTCCTTTTGGAAAATCGTGTTCATCTCTCACGCCTGCAGAAATTGTCAATTTTTTAACGGGGGATATTCGGCTAAGCAAGGCTAAAACTAATGATTTGTTTTGGGAATCGGTTTGGCCTCGTTTGCTTGCAAGGGGTTGGCAATCGGAGCAGCCTAAAGATTACAATTATGCAGCCACGTTTAAGAACACGTTGGTGTTTCTCATGCCCGGGATAATGAAATTCTCTAGGAGGAGTTTGGTAAAAGGAAACGATTACTTCGATTGTATAACCGATGTCTTGAACAAAGTCGCATCCGACCCCACCCTTATCGATCTCGACGATGAAATAGATGAAAACAAccgaaaaaataatgatttaccTGATAAGGAACATCGCTGTTACCTTCAGCCCCGGTTAATGAGCCAGAACGTGGAAACAATGAAGTTCATGGTTGTAGACACGAGTATGGCCCATGGCAAGCCGTTCAAGGTTAGAGAATTGAGAACCGATGAGGAATCTTCTGGCATATCGTCTGAAGACACGAACTCTGCTGACACCAATAGTtccaaaaccggaaagaaaaagCACGAAGAGACTTCCTTAATCCAACCAAAGAAACGCTCCAATCAGCCAAAGGAAGGCAACTCGGATAGAAAAATAGGCAAAGTGAGAAAACGCAAGAAGCTAACTTCATGTAATAACCGAGGAATGGAACTAGACAACAACAAAATTCATCTTCCTGCGAATTCTCTAGAGAATGGTGAAACATCAAAGGTGTTTATAGATCTGAATGTCGCTCAACCGCCTCCGCTGCTCGATTGTGGGACCAACGAGGTAGTTATTACGACAATCAAAGAAAATAGTATAGAACAACAATGTGGTGAAATAAAAAAGGACACTACTGATGTTATTACTACTACTACCAACATAACCGAGGAGCAAAACAACACCAATTCCAGGAGACATGGAACAAGAAACAGGAATCCTACCATGAGATCATTGGAAGCCCTGGCAAATGGGTTTTTGACTGTTAACAGCAAAAAAAAGGATAGTAAAGCAGCAGCAGCTCGTCCgaaaaaacaaaattctaaCAATATAGGAAATGCCGACAAAAATGTAGAACTGGAAGATGCTGGCTCGTGTTCAAACGGTGGAGTTTCGAGAAAATTCTTTGCCTTAAACGAAAGTAGTCCTCGAGATTGA
- the LOC124940286 gene encoding uncharacterized protein LOC124940286 isoform X2 encodes MESTTHVLSEEEHYLFGDPRISPRVGDNYQVEIPSLLSDFEYDSYVKNPIKEDFKSNLVPSDFLVGLPVSVMWIDDDKNMGKHIQEGVNVKETDRKMENCCLVPGEAGDSLNDVEEAGFILGLYVFGKNLVQVKRLVENKTMGTILSFYYGKFYRSNGYRRWSEGRKTRTRKFVQGHRIFSGFRQQELLSRLSAFVSEEDRNRLSQVSKSCSEGKSSLEEYITILKSTVGMKNLVEAVGIGKGKQDLTRTSLEPSKSNSYNNNRSEATAPFGKSCSSLTPAEIVNFLTGDIRLSKAKTNDLFWESVWPRLLARGWQSEQPKDYNYAATFKNTLVFLMPGIMKFSRRSLVKGNDYFDCITDVLNKVASDPTLIDLDDEIDENNRKNNDLPDKEHRCYLQPRLMSQNVETMKFMVVDTSMAHGKPFKVRELRTDEESSGISSEDTNSADTNSSKTGKKKHEETSLIQPKKRSNQPKEGNSDRKIGKVRKRKKLTSCNNRGMELDNNKIHLPANSLENGETSKVFIDLNVAQPPPLLDCGTNEVVITTIKENSIEQQCGEIKKDTTDVITTTTNITEEQNNTNSRRHGTRNRNPTMRSLEALANGFLTVNSKKKDSKAAAARPKKQNSNNIGNADKNVELEDAGSCSNGGVSRKFFALNESSPRD; translated from the exons ATGGAATCGACTACACATGTATTATCTGAGGAAGAACATTATCTGTTTGGGGATCCTAGGATATCTCCTCGAGTTGGTGACAATTATCAAGTTGAAATTCCGTCTCTACTTTCAGATTTTGAGTATGATTCTTATGTGAAGAACCCAATTAAGGAAGATTTCAAGTCCAATCTTGTTCCTTCTGATTTTTTAGTGGGTCTTCCTGTTTCGGTTATGTGGATTGATGATGATAAGAACATGGGTAAGCATATTCAAGAGGGTGTTAATGTGAAAGAAACAGACAGGAAAATGGAAAATTGTTGTCTTGTTCCTGGGGAAGCTGGTGATTCTTTGAATGATGTTGAAGAAGCGGGTTTTATTCTAGGGTTATATGTATTTGGGAAGAATCTGGTTCAGGTTAAGAGATTAGTTGAGAATAAAACAATGGGTACCATTCTTTCCTTTTATTATGGGAAATTCTACAGGTCTAATGGCTATCGAAGATGGTCAGAAGGTCGCAAAACAAGGACTAGAAAGTTTGTACAAGGCCATCGGATTTTCTCCGGTTTTAGGCAACAAGAATTGTTATCACGTTTATCTGCGTTTGTTTCAGAAGAAGACCGGAATAGACTGTCACAG GTCTCGAAATCATGCTCGGAAGGGAAATCTTCGTTGGAGGAATATATCACGATCTTGAAATCTACTGTTGGAATGAAAAACCTCGTGGAAGCAGTTGGGATCGGTAAAGGTAAGCAAGACTTGACTAGAACTTCACTCGAACCATCAAAGTCCAATAGCTATAATAACAATCGCTCGGAGGCTACTGCTCCTTTTGGAAAATCGTGTTCATCTCTCACGCCTGCAGAAATTGTCAATTTTTTAACGGGGGATATTCGGCTAAGCAAGGCTAAAACTAATGATTTGTTTTGGGAATCGGTTTGGCCTCGTTTGCTTGCAAGGGGTTGGCAATCGGAGCAGCCTAAAGATTACAATTATGCAGCCACGTTTAAGAACACGTTGGTGTTTCTCATGCCCGGGATAATGAAATTCTCTAGGAGGAGTTTGGTAAAAGGAAACGATTACTTCGATTGTATAACCGATGTCTTGAACAAAGTCGCATCCGACCCCACCCTTATCGATCTCGACGATGAAATAGATGAAAACAAccgaaaaaataatgatttaccTGATAAGGAACATCGCTGTTACCTTCAGCCCCGGTTAATGAGCCAGAACGTGGAAACAATGAAGTTCATGGTTGTAGACACGAGTATGGCCCATGGCAAGCCGTTCAAGGTTAGAGAATTGAGAACCGATGAGGAATCTTCTGGCATATCGTCTGAAGACACGAACTCTGCTGACACCAATAGTtccaaaaccggaaagaaaaagCACGAAGAGACTTCCTTAATCCAACCAAAGAAACGCTCCAATCAGCCAAAGGAAGGCAACTCGGATAGAAAAATAGGCAAAGTGAGAAAACGCAAGAAGCTAACTTCATGTAATAACCGAGGAATGGAACTAGACAACAACAAAATTCATCTTCCTGCGAATTCTCTAGAGAATGGTGAAACATCAAAGGTGTTTATAGATCTGAATGTCGCTCAACCGCCTCCGCTGCTCGATTGTGGGACCAACGAGGTAGTTATTACGACAATCAAAGAAAATAGTATAGAACAACAATGTGGTGAAATAAAAAAGGACACTACTGATGTTATTACTACTACTACCAACATAACCGAGGAGCAAAACAACACCAATTCCAGGAGACATGGAACAAGAAACAGGAATCCTACCATGAGATCATTGGAAGCCCTGGCAAATGGGTTTTTGACTGTTAACAGCAAAAAAAAGGATAGTAAAGCAGCAGCAGCTCGTCCgaaaaaacaaaattctaaCAATATAGGAAATGCCGACAAAAATGTAGAACTGGAAGATGCTGGCTCGTGTTCAAACGGTGGAGTTTCGAGAAAATTCTTTGCCTTAAACGAAAGTAGTCCTCGAGATTGA
- the LOC124939458 gene encoding uncharacterized protein LOC124939458, giving the protein MAENKEGNLSSENEKGVEISEGDLLSPNREKGVEIAKEGELLSRSRKKSLEITKEGELLSPSPKKRVEITKEGELLSRNREKSVEITEEDELVSPYPKKDVETTEDDSSPWGDLMEQLMMQVLPSNGIVSKEAEEMMQRFTMKFISFVTMEANVICKKEKSLILRDKDIAWAIEILGFKDILDRYKVLDEDLIQSYMQINTKPLQFD; this is encoded by the coding sequence atggCTGAAAACAAAGAAGGAAATTTGTCGTCTGAAAACGAAAAGGGTGTCGAGATATCAGAAGGTGATCTATTGTCACCAAACCGAGAAAAAGGTGTGGAGATAGCAAAAGAAGGTGAGTTGTTGTCACGGAGCCGAAAAAAGAGTTTGGAGATAACCAAAGAAGGTGAGTTGTTGTCACCGAGCCCCAAAAAGAGGGTGGAAATAACCAAAGAAGGTGAATTGTTGTCACGGAACCGCGAAAAGAGTGTGGAAATAACCGAAGAAGATGAATTGGTGTCACCGTATCCCAAAAAAGATGTGGAGACAACCGAAGATGATTCCTCACCGTGGGGCGATTTGATGGAACAATTGATGATGCAAGTCTTGCCATCCAATGGGATAGTCTCGAAAGAAGCTGAAGAAATGATGCAACGATTTACTATGAAGTTTATAAGCTTTGTGACGATGGAAGCCAACGTGATATGCAAGAAGGAGAAGAGTTTGATTCTCCGTGATAAGGACATTGCTTGGGCAATTGAAATTCTCggttttaaagatattttggaTCGTTACAAAGTACTCGATGAAGATCTAATTCAATCGTACATGCAAATCAATACAAAACCACTACAATTCGATTAG